Proteins found in one Borreliella valaisiana VS116 genomic segment:
- the pyk gene encoding pyruvate kinase, which translates to MISKLTKIVATISDLRCEPEHIKDLYDAGVNVIRLNTAHQSHEDTIKVINNVRKISNKIALMIDTKGPEVRTANIENPIIVKTGDKVIISTSPINEPKSFQTNYDGFVKEVPQGSKVLIDDGELEMTVVTKLPDRLICEIKNDGQIKNKKSINTPGISLKLQSVTEKDKGFIELAAKYNIDFIAHSFVRHSKDVQDVQKILNAAGNPDVKIISKIENQEGIDNIEEIVKTSYGIMVARGDMGVEIPAEDVPIAQLKITQTCIKYGIPVITATQMLHTMIENPRPTRAEVSDIANAILNGTDAIMLSGETAYGKYPIEAVKMMTSIAKKVEKHRKMTLYKDELFYDKSITRNYIIKCAIDATKLMDVKAIIVDSLKGKTARIMATYRASVPLFITTNSERLARELTLSYGVYSNLVDNNFKRTTEFVVTSLKMLKEQGVVNDKDTVIIISGNPNRDIDKGTEFMEINTVEDAIKGRNI; encoded by the coding sequence ATGATTTCAAAGTTAACAAAAATTGTAGCAACAATATCTGATCTTAGATGCGAACCAGAACACATAAAAGATTTATACGATGCGGGAGTAAATGTCATAAGACTAAATACTGCTCATCAATCACACGAAGATACAATAAAAGTAATAAACAATGTTAGAAAAATTTCCAATAAAATAGCTCTAATGATTGACACAAAAGGACCGGAAGTTAGAACAGCAAATATTGAAAATCCTATTATTGTAAAAACTGGAGACAAAGTAATCATCTCAACTTCGCCTATTAATGAACCTAAAAGCTTTCAAACCAATTATGATGGATTTGTTAAAGAAGTACCCCAAGGATCTAAAGTGCTAATTGATGACGGTGAGCTTGAAATGACTGTTGTTACCAAATTGCCTGATCGATTAATTTGTGAAATTAAAAATGATGGCCAAATTAAAAATAAAAAATCAATCAACACTCCTGGCATTTCTCTTAAATTGCAATCAGTAACCGAAAAGGACAAAGGATTTATTGAGCTTGCAGCAAAATATAATATTGATTTTATCGCTCATTCATTTGTAAGGCATTCCAAAGACGTTCAAGACGTCCAAAAAATTTTAAATGCTGCTGGAAATCCTGATGTAAAAATTATATCCAAAATCGAAAATCAAGAAGGAATTGACAATATTGAAGAAATTGTAAAAACATCTTATGGAATAATGGTTGCAAGAGGAGATATGGGAGTCGAAATTCCTGCAGAAGATGTACCCATTGCTCAACTCAAAATAACACAAACCTGCATAAAGTATGGAATACCTGTGATTACAGCTACTCAAATGCTCCATACAATGATTGAAAATCCAAGACCTACTAGAGCAGAAGTATCTGACATCGCTAATGCTATTTTAAACGGTACAGATGCAATTATGCTATCTGGAGAAACCGCTTACGGAAAATATCCAATTGAAGCAGTAAAGATGATGACAAGCATTGCTAAAAAAGTTGAGAAACACAGAAAAATGACCTTATATAAAGATGAGCTTTTTTACGACAAAAGCATTACAAGAAACTATATTATTAAATGTGCAATTGATGCCACAAAGCTCATGGATGTAAAAGCAATTATTGTAGATTCTCTAAAAGGAAAAACCGCAAGAATAATGGCAACTTACAGAGCAAGTGTTCCATTATTCATTACAACAAATAGTGAGAGACTAGCAAGAGAATTGACATTATCTTACGGGGTTTATTCTAATCTTGTAGACAATAACTTTAAAAGAACTACTGAATTTGTAGTAACCTCTCTTAAAATGCTAAAAGAACAAGGTGTTGTTAATGACAAAGATACTGTAATAATTATTTCTGGCAACCCAAATAGAGATATTGACAAAGGAACAGAATTTATGGAAATAAACACAGTAGAAGATGCAATCAAGGGGCGAAATATATAA
- the amrB gene encoding AmmeMemoRadiSam system protein B, which yields MVENIFYSNNTNNLSFELTEKKTHKAILTSYGNYEFFLKNECLFRKIISNQTNNVFIISEAKSDFLINISNHNVWKIFNKNIKVNLKIFKLLKNLNFINIDDKLIENDHKIEITLNFISNIKNNIKIIPIIFGKTCNKHLLKFCEFLKPFISKEENSFILLSYFISKSTNIKKALKLEENLKRIFLEEKSPTLNLILENYKSKKIFPENINAIMTISSLFKNFEFTDSKITVNSPEYLISSNILIK from the coding sequence TTGGTTGAAAACATATTTTATTCAAATAATACAAACAACTTATCGTTTGAATTGACAGAAAAAAAAACTCACAAAGCCATTTTAACAAGTTATGGAAACTATGAGTTTTTTTTAAAAAATGAATGTTTGTTTAGAAAAATAATATCAAATCAAACTAATAATGTATTTATAATCTCTGAAGCAAAAAGTGATTTTTTAATCAATATCTCCAATCATAATGTATGGAAAATTTTTAATAAAAATATTAAAGTAAACCTAAAAATATTTAAATTATTAAAAAATTTAAATTTTATCAATATAGACGATAAACTAATCGAAAACGATCATAAAATCGAAATTACATTAAATTTTATTAGCAATATAAAGAATAATATAAAAATAATTCCAATAATTTTTGGGAAAACTTGCAATAAACATTTACTAAAATTTTGCGAGTTTTTAAAACCTTTCATAAGTAAAGAAGAAAATTCATTTATTTTGCTATCTTACTTTATTTCAAAATCTACAAACATAAAAAAAGCCCTAAAGCTTGAAGAAAATTTAAAGCGCATCTTTCTTGAAGAAAAATCACCTACTCTCAATTTAATACTAGAAAACTATAAATCAAAAAAAATATTCCCGGAAAACATAAACGCAATCATGACTATTTCAAGCCTTTTTAAAAATTTTGAATTTACAGACTCAAAAATAACAGTCAACTCCCCAGAATACCTAATATCAAGCAACATTTTAATAAAATAA
- a CDS encoding LolA family protein, producing MIKTILLLVLYPVAAFAQISANQYFEGIYAKYQNIEDMQATINFTLKGLKQTGVLLYKFPDKFIINLDSNNQVFVSDGEFLTVYVPSLGTSFNQQLVKGSSGGGLMKVLNSEYSVSYANSPNPEDLDSSESGKYIKLTFSRKLYKGAATINSFIIAFAPDGIIRRITAYPTSGGREIVIDLTAVKFNVGILDSKFKYDPPKSSNKVDNFLYDIKKN from the coding sequence ATGATAAAAACAATACTTTTATTGGTTTTATATCCTGTTGCTGCGTTTGCTCAAATATCTGCAAATCAATACTTTGAAGGAATTTATGCTAAGTATCAGAATATAGAAGATATGCAGGCAACAATTAATTTTACTTTAAAGGGATTAAAGCAAACAGGTGTTTTGCTTTATAAGTTTCCAGACAAGTTTATTATTAATCTAGATTCAAATAATCAAGTTTTTGTAAGCGATGGTGAATTTTTGACAGTTTATGTTCCATCCCTTGGGACTTCATTTAATCAACAATTAGTAAAAGGTAGCAGTGGTGGAGGTCTTATGAAAGTTTTAAATAGTGAGTACAGTGTGTCTTATGCTAATTCTCCAAATCCAGAAGATCTTGATTCATCTGAGTCTGGAAAATATATTAAATTAACCTTTTCCAGAAAGCTTTACAAGGGGGCTGCTACTATTAATTCTTTTATTATTGCTTTTGCTCCGGACGGAATAATTAGAAGAATTACTGCTTATCCTACTAGTGGTGGGCGTGAAATAGTTATTGATTTAACTGCTGTGAAGTTTAATGTTGGAATTCTTGATAGCAAATTTAAGTATGATCCTCCAAAATCTTCAAATAAGGTAGATAATTTTTTATATGATATTAAAAAAAATTAA
- the gatC gene encoding Asp-tRNA(Asn)/Glu-tRNA(Gln) amidotransferase subunit GatC: protein MQDIHLENSLKLSLFTLSIESEDKFISKFEKVIRLVNEISNFEVQVNFDANKKKISTLREDEVRFSLSIESIKKLSNSFLDGYFSSPKILE from the coding sequence TTGCAAGATATACATTTAGAAAATAGTTTAAAATTAAGTTTATTTACACTTAGCATTGAGAGTGAAGATAAATTTATTTCAAAATTTGAGAAAGTTATTAGATTGGTTAATGAAATTTCAAACTTTGAGGTTCAAGTTAATTTTGATGCTAATAAGAAAAAGATTTCTACATTGCGTGAGGATGAAGTAAGATTTTCTCTTTCTATTGAGTCAATTAAAAAGCTTAGTAATTCGTTTTTAGATGGATATTTTTCATCTCCTAAAATATTGGAATAA
- a CDS encoding BB_0345 family helix-turn-helix protein: MEENDFIKFGSYLRKVRNGKNLTLEMVADDIKISIKYLEALEDSNIEIFPNEVLAVGFLRTYSEYLDIDSKLISTLFKDYKSRLNNSYIGIRSEDKISNLGFLSDNKVSDKKFIFFSLKSLSTFKIFLGIVGVILLLFVVFAFGGIEVYFKKIFKLSQDEKIILNVHEVSFDKKNFWNLSLKEGDFLSLTNGDNIAKYRASFIGDDLVIVDESEKSKNIFNLGEFKEINLDDNMRVKIIYENYYYDKSKIANVSLESFALNVKYVSETNIDNRFNILNWQFDVKGTEKLPSGDYLTLYSSQKLSNIDLKIDFLNDTFFRYADENNLHGKSFFASKGIPINLSFEKSLILFFSRLSDVNIILNDRDITSVLKEQGKEIFAVQFFWVKTPSGFDLKVSEVY, translated from the coding sequence ATGGAAGAAAATGATTTTATTAAATTTGGGAGTTATTTGAGAAAAGTTAGAAATGGTAAAAATTTGACTCTTGAAATGGTAGCTGATGACATTAAAATTTCTATTAAGTATCTTGAAGCTCTTGAAGATTCTAATATTGAAATTTTTCCAAATGAAGTTTTGGCTGTTGGATTTTTAAGAACTTATAGTGAATATTTAGATATTGATTCTAAATTGATATCAACACTTTTTAAGGATTATAAAAGTAGACTTAATAATAGTTATATTGGGATTAGATCTGAAGATAAAATTTCAAATTTAGGATTTTTAAGCGACAATAAAGTTTCGGATAAAAAATTTATTTTTTTTAGTTTAAAGTCTTTAAGTACGTTTAAAATCTTTTTAGGAATTGTCGGTGTTATTTTACTATTATTTGTGGTTTTTGCTTTTGGAGGAATAGAAGTTTATTTTAAAAAAATCTTTAAGCTTAGTCAGGATGAGAAGATAATTTTAAATGTTCATGAAGTGTCTTTTGATAAAAAAAATTTTTGGAATCTTTCTCTTAAAGAGGGGGATTTTTTATCTTTAACAAATGGCGATAATATTGCAAAGTATAGAGCATCCTTTATTGGTGATGATTTAGTTATTGTTGATGAGTCTGAAAAAAGTAAAAATATTTTTAATCTAGGAGAGTTTAAAGAGATAAATCTTGATGATAATATGAGAGTCAAAATTATTTATGAGAATTATTATTATGATAAGTCGAAAATAGCCAATGTAAGTTTAGAATCTTTTGCTTTAAATGTTAAATATGTATCTGAAACTAATATTGACAATAGATTTAATATTTTAAATTGGCAGTTTGATGTTAAGGGAACTGAAAAGTTGCCAAGTGGTGATTATCTTACCCTATATTCTTCTCAGAAACTTTCAAATATTGATTTAAAAATTGATTTTTTAAATGATACATTTTTTAGATATGCTGATGAAAACAATCTTCATGGCAAGTCTTTTTTTGCGTCCAAAGGGATTCCTATTAATTTATCTTTTGAAAAATCTTTGATACTATTTTTTTCAAGACTTTCTGATGTTAATATTATTCTTAATGACAGAGACATTACTTCTGTTTTAAAAGAGCAGGGAAAAGAAATTTTTGCTGTCCAATTCTTTTGGGTAAAAACACCTTCAGGGTTTGATCTTAAGGTTTCTGAAGTTTATTAG
- a CDS encoding ATP-dependent helicase: MVKIKNFFSSLNTSQEKIVFSKSKNPILVLAGPGSGKTRVIIAKIVYLIKHMNIDPNEILALTFTNKAANEMNARINDLLKFDKKLHIQTFHSFGSWLLRFYYKDFDKNYDSNFTIWDTNDVARFIKQIDLAPSLEMAKHIAALILKDKENFFLEKFIEFREKEHEYIKIYEEEKAKNNAFDFSDLIIKPILMLRQSKSLKEYIQSKFKVIFVDEYQDTNYSQFLFLKELYLDGMYFMVVGDEDQSIYSFRGARIENILEFEKTFGNVVKFYLMQNYRSNSNIVDIANEVISKNKNRYEKQITTRNSSDKRMKFLVFQSTSDEAEYFSNLLVDNDIDTAILYRFNSQSFHFETSFLKKNIPYKVLGSIKFYDREEIKDIICLLRLFINKRDKIAFLRMINKPSRGIGKNTLEKIISTLNDDDVNFNLFCASKKVLSLLKNRVKESLLLFLNTYDELGKKLFEDNYINLSAFIEDVVIKFGILDYYKKFDKDEKLRNIDELINSGIEYSGTFEGLAIFLENSSLSPLISGDFKSNIFLSSIHGVKGLEFDRVVISGLEKGLLPAEIEELTEDRLEEERRLFYVAITRAKSELIVTLNLRRAFRGSFKSTAPSVFFQDIDKNSYDIIFIPEYLKENFSNFFIDNKRDSKFNIGDYIIYNGEKGIVVDSWYQGSLQFVKISLTNGKKAILSPEYVKKIIKV, from the coding sequence ATGGTTAAAATAAAAAATTTTTTTTCTAGCTTAAATACTTCTCAAGAAAAAATTGTTTTTAGTAAAAGTAAAAATCCAATTCTTGTTTTAGCAGGGCCCGGGAGTGGTAAAACAAGGGTTATAATTGCAAAAATTGTATATTTAATCAAACATATGAATATAGATCCCAATGAAATTTTGGCTTTAACTTTTACCAATAAAGCTGCAAATGAAATGAATGCCAGAATAAATGATCTTTTAAAATTTGACAAGAAACTTCATATTCAAACTTTTCATTCTTTTGGGTCTTGGCTTTTGAGATTTTACTATAAGGATTTTGACAAAAATTATGATTCAAATTTTACAATTTGGGATACTAATGATGTTGCTAGATTTATCAAACAAATTGATCTTGCTCCAAGTCTTGAAATGGCAAAACATATTGCAGCTTTGATTTTAAAAGACAAAGAAAATTTTTTCTTAGAAAAATTTATTGAATTTAGAGAAAAGGAGCATGAATATATCAAAATTTATGAAGAAGAGAAAGCCAAGAATAATGCTTTTGATTTTTCAGATCTTATTATTAAACCTATTCTAATGCTAAGACAATCTAAATCTCTAAAAGAATATATTCAATCCAAATTTAAAGTTATTTTTGTAGATGAGTATCAAGATACAAATTATTCACAATTTTTATTTTTGAAAGAACTTTATTTAGATGGTATGTATTTTATGGTTGTAGGAGATGAAGATCAGTCAATATATTCTTTTAGAGGAGCTAGAATTGAAAATATTCTTGAATTTGAAAAAACTTTTGGCAATGTTGTTAAATTTTATTTAATGCAAAATTATCGTTCAAATTCAAATATAGTTGATATTGCAAATGAGGTTATCTCAAAAAATAAGAATAGGTACGAGAAACAAATAACAACTAGAAATAGTTCTGATAAAAGAATGAAATTTTTAGTTTTTCAAAGCACATCAGATGAAGCTGAATATTTTTCTAACTTGCTTGTTGATAATGATATTGATACAGCAATACTTTATAGATTTAATTCCCAATCGTTTCATTTTGAAACATCTTTTTTAAAGAAGAATATTCCATACAAAGTTTTAGGATCAATTAAATTTTATGATAGAGAGGAAATAAAGGACATTATTTGTTTGCTTAGACTTTTTATAAACAAGAGAGATAAAATAGCTTTTTTGAGAATGATAAACAAGCCTTCTAGAGGAATTGGAAAAAATACTTTAGAAAAAATAATTAGTACTTTAAACGATGATGATGTTAATTTCAATTTATTTTGTGCGAGTAAAAAGGTTTTGAGTTTGCTTAAAAATAGAGTCAAAGAGTCTCTTTTATTGTTTTTAAATACTTATGATGAGCTTGGTAAGAAACTTTTTGAGGATAATTATATTAATTTATCTGCTTTTATTGAGGATGTTGTAATTAAGTTTGGTATTTTAGATTATTATAAAAAATTTGATAAGGATGAAAAATTAAGGAATATTGATGAGCTTATTAATAGTGGAATTGAATATTCAGGTACGTTTGAAGGTCTTGCTATATTTTTAGAAAATTCTTCACTTTCTCCTTTAATTTCTGGGGATTTTAAGTCCAATATATTTTTGTCTTCAATTCATGGTGTTAAGGGGCTTGAATTTGATAGAGTTGTGATTTCTGGACTTGAAAAAGGTCTTTTGCCAGCTGAAATTGAAGAATTAACAGAAGATAGACTTGAGGAAGAGAGGAGGCTTTTTTATGTTGCAATCACAAGAGCCAAATCAGAACTTATTGTTACTTTAAATTTAAGGCGAGCTTTTAGAGGTTCTTTTAAAAGCACCGCGCCTTCTGTTTTTTTTCAAGATATTGACAAAAACTCTTATGATATTATCTTTATTCCCGAGTATTTAAAAGAGAATTTTAGTAATTTTTTTATTGATAATAAAAGGGATAGTAAATTTAATATTGGAGATTATATAATTTATAATGGAGAAAAGGGGATAGTTGTTGATAGCTGGTATCAAGGTAGCTTACAGTTTGTTAAAATTAGTTTGACAAATGGTAAAAAGGCTATTTTGAGTCCTGAGTATGTTAAAAAAATTATTAAAGTCTAG
- the rpmB gene encoding 50S ribosomal protein L28, whose protein sequence is MARKCEITGKKTMFGNNVPRKGLAKKKGGAGQHIGVKTKRTFKVNLINKKFFIPNLGRSINIKVSANALRSISKMGLDAFLKKNCKKIENFL, encoded by the coding sequence ATGGCTAGAAAGTGCGAAATAACAGGGAAGAAAACTATGTTTGGGAACAATGTTCCAAGAAAGGGTCTTGCTAAGAAAAAAGGTGGTGCTGGGCAACATATTGGAGTAAAAACCAAAAGAACTTTTAAGGTTAATTTAATAAATAAAAAATTTTTTATTCCAAATCTTGGAAGAAGCATTAATATTAAGGTTTCTGCTAATGCATTAAGAAGTATTTCAAAGATGGGACTTGATGCTTTTTTAAAGAAAAACTGCAAAAAAATAGAAAACTTTTTATAA
- the gatA gene encoding Asp-tRNA(Asn)/Glu-tRNA(Gln) amidotransferase subunit GatA, whose product MDLSNLTLTKIQELVLTKKCKIYDILLAYKNNYELNKDINGYIEFFDDSLEIAKRYDERLKNCELEDLPLIGMLIAVKDNISIQNKSLTCASEILKGYVSPYDATVVKRLKNKGAIIIGRTNMDEFAMGSTCEFSCYGATLNPLNKEYVVGGSSGGSAAVVSAFQAPFSLGSDTGGSVRLPASFSGILGFKPSYGGLSRYGLASYASSFDQIGFFSHSIEDIALILKHTCGADKMDSTSIDIFDDDFYPLKIESLQGKNLALIKELSEDLMDKNVASSFAKFKLDLLSKGINIKEVSIEEINIVLSIYYTISPVEASSNLARYTGLCYGKRISENLSLNDFYFKHRSNFLSEEVKRRIVLGNYLLSEGYDAKYYAKACEILQNLIIPKFNKLFESCDFIITPTSFVKPFRVGLDFDDPVKMYYSDICTVIANLIGAPAISFPYSKDKEGLSIGMQIIGRSKKDFELLSFSKNVIRELGLNGI is encoded by the coding sequence TTGGACTTAAGCAATTTAACTTTAACTAAAATTCAAGAATTAGTTTTAACTAAAAAGTGTAAAATTTATGATATTTTACTTGCTTATAAAAATAATTATGAATTAAACAAAGATATCAATGGATATATTGAATTTTTTGATGATTCTTTAGAGATTGCAAAAAGGTATGACGAGCGTTTAAAGAATTGTGAATTAGAAGATTTGCCTTTAATTGGTATGCTTATTGCTGTTAAAGATAATATTTCAATTCAAAATAAATCTTTAACTTGTGCTTCTGAAATTTTAAAAGGCTATGTTTCTCCTTATGATGCTACTGTGGTCAAAAGGCTTAAAAATAAAGGAGCAATTATAATTGGTAGAACCAATATGGATGAATTTGCCATGGGTTCTACTTGTGAATTTTCTTGTTATGGCGCAACTTTAAATCCTTTAAATAAAGAATATGTTGTGGGAGGTAGTTCTGGGGGCTCTGCAGCTGTGGTTTCAGCTTTTCAAGCACCTTTTTCGCTTGGCAGTGATACTGGAGGATCTGTTAGACTTCCCGCATCTTTTTCGGGAATTTTAGGCTTTAAACCTTCTTATGGAGGCCTTTCTCGTTATGGGCTTGCATCTTATGCTTCGTCTTTTGATCAAATAGGATTTTTTTCTCATTCTATTGAAGATATTGCTTTAATCTTAAAGCATACTTGTGGAGCTGACAAAATGGATTCTACTAGTATAGATATCTTTGATGATGATTTTTATCCTTTAAAAATAGAGTCGTTGCAAGGTAAAAATTTAGCTTTAATTAAAGAACTTAGTGAAGATCTAATGGACAAGAATGTTGCAAGTAGTTTTGCCAAGTTTAAACTTGATCTTTTATCAAAAGGTATTAATATAAAAGAAGTTTCAATAGAAGAGATTAATATTGTTTTATCAATTTATTATACAATTTCTCCTGTTGAAGCATCTTCCAATCTTGCTCGTTATACTGGACTTTGTTATGGTAAGAGAATATCAGAAAATTTAAGTCTTAATGATTTTTATTTTAAACATAGGAGTAATTTCTTATCAGAAGAAGTTAAAAGGCGTATTGTTCTTGGAAATTATTTATTGTCAGAAGGGTATGATGCCAAATATTATGCAAAGGCTTGTGAAATTCTTCAAAATTTGATTATTCCCAAATTTAACAAGCTTTTTGAAAGTTGCGATTTTATTATTACTCCAACAAGTTTTGTTAAACCTTTTAGAGTTGGTTTAGATTTTGACGATCCTGTTAAAATGTATTATTCAGATATTTGTACTGTGATTGCAAATCTTATTGGAGCTCCCGCTATTTCATTTCCGTATTCTAAGGATAAGGAAGGATTATCGATTGGAATGCAAATTATTGGGCGTAGCAAGAAGGATTTTGAACTTTTAAGTTTTTCAAAAAATGTGATTAGGGAATTGGGATTGAATGGAATATAA
- a CDS encoding NFACT RNA binding domain-containing protein: MSLNYVEINTLIKEIPFTNSLIKKIIQPDYKSLILELYNKIENKKFKILISLNPNTTRFHITKKIFKKNALKLRFSDFLKSKIQNGKILKAFQMRNERIIYLEILKKDIIILFIKLWPSSPNIIATNSNFKILDAYYRRPKIKETSGEIFLKAKEIQESNKISNKKILGLKEGYNNATHTSYSEFLENYYESLSNQIKKNNIKELLLEKYKKDLIFLEKRIESLKQQIKLIENIENEKEKGELILLNINKIQKGIKEITLLNYKEERIKISLNQSLSPKENALQYFKTYKKGKNSFKIIQNQLKENLEKFNLIQSKITMLKIENFIPKEEYTQEETVIKRKEKIPKIGLHFTFCEFEIIIGRNAKENDELLRHCVKGNDYWLHTRDYPGAYVFIKSQKNKTPCLNVLLAAGNLCVNYTKLAKKSGKADLYYTQVKNLRRVKNGKLGHVIPKAEKNLHIKLDENLIKKIKHQT, encoded by the coding sequence ATGTCTTTGAATTACGTTGAAATAAATACTTTGATTAAAGAAATTCCTTTTACAAACTCTTTAATAAAAAAAATAATACAACCGGATTACAAAAGTTTGATTTTAGAGCTTTACAATAAAATTGAAAATAAAAAATTTAAAATATTAATCTCTTTAAATCCAAACACTACTAGATTTCATATAACAAAAAAAATTTTCAAAAAGAATGCTTTAAAGTTAAGATTTTCTGACTTCTTAAAATCAAAAATTCAAAATGGAAAAATTCTAAAAGCTTTCCAAATGAGAAATGAAAGAATCATTTATCTTGAAATTTTAAAAAAGGACATAATTATCTTATTTATTAAATTGTGGCCATCTTCTCCAAATATAATAGCCACAAACTCAAACTTTAAAATACTAGATGCATATTACAGAAGACCAAAAATAAAAGAAACATCGGGTGAAATCTTTTTAAAAGCTAAAGAAATACAGGAAAGCAATAAAATTTCTAATAAAAAAATCTTGGGTCTAAAAGAAGGATACAATAATGCCACACACACATCTTATTCTGAATTTCTTGAAAATTATTACGAATCGCTCAGTAATCAAATTAAAAAAAACAATATAAAAGAATTGCTTCTTGAAAAATATAAAAAAGATTTGATTTTTTTAGAAAAAAGAATAGAGTCTTTAAAACAACAAATTAAGCTGATTGAAAACATTGAAAATGAAAAAGAAAAAGGTGAATTGATTTTATTAAATATTAACAAAATACAAAAAGGGATTAAAGAAATAACTCTCTTAAATTATAAAGAAGAAAGAATAAAAATATCATTAAACCAATCATTGTCACCAAAAGAAAATGCCTTGCAATATTTTAAAACATATAAAAAAGGTAAAAATTCTTTTAAAATCATACAAAATCAATTAAAAGAAAATCTAGAAAAATTTAATTTAATCCAATCAAAAATAACAATGTTAAAGATCGAAAATTTCATTCCAAAAGAAGAATATACTCAAGAAGAAACTGTTATTAAAAGAAAAGAAAAGATACCAAAAATAGGTTTGCATTTTACCTTTTGTGAATTTGAAATTATTATTGGAAGAAACGCAAAAGAAAACGATGAACTTTTAAGACACTGTGTTAAGGGAAATGACTATTGGCTTCATACAAGAGATTATCCTGGAGCTTATGTTTTTATTAAAAGTCAAAAAAATAAAACTCCTTGCCTTAATGTCCTTTTGGCTGCTGGTAATTTATGCGTAAATTATACAAAATTAGCAAAAAAATCTGGAAAAGCAGATCTTTATTACACTCAAGTTAAAAATTTAAGAAGAGTTAAAAACGGAAAGCTAGGCCATGTAATTCCAAAAGCAGAAAAAAATTTACATATTAAACTAGATGAAAATCTAATAAAAAAAATCAAACATCAAACCTAA